The Micromonospora sp. WMMD1102 genomic interval CTGTCCATCGCCGTCGGCATCGACCCGGTAGATCCGGAGGAGTGTGCGGTTAGCCCGACGTTCCGGGCGGCGGTCGATGCTGCCGTGGCTGCTGGTCGTACCGCAGCAGCCGAAGACCGGGCGTTGCTCGATCGAGTCCGCGAGCACATCGGCAACCACGGCGACGGCGAGGTTGACGTCTGGTCGCTTCGTGAACTGCTGGCCGGTCGCCCCACCGACGTCGATCCGGTGCCCTACGCGGTCAAGCCCAGTAGTCGGGGAGCCGACCGGTGAGCGAGTACGACACCGCACCGAGCAAGCCCAACTTCGAGCGGCGACCGGCGGACCACCCGCACACCGACCCGGGCGACGGCCGGCAGGAATGCGACCGCTGCGGCAAGTTCATCTGGCCGGCGATCCACTCGTGCAAAGGCGTGCCGGTCACTGCTGCCGCCCGTGCTCGTTGGGAGGCCGCGCACGCGGTCGAGCCGGTGACCGCCCCGAACCCCGCCGACGTCGAACTCGTCGCCGCCGCTCTGGCCGCCGCAGGCAACGAGCGGATGGCGGCCCAAATGGCCAAGGTCAACGGCGAATGGGGTGTGCCATACCGGGCGGATGAGATGGTCGAGCTGGCCGTCGATGCCCTGACCGCGTTGGCTGGGGCCGGTCGGCTGCTTCCCGTTGGCGCCCGCACCGCGACTCAGTTCGGTGTCCGGTTCACCCGGGCCGACGGGTCTTCGTGGGTGTCCGAGTGCTCGCAGCGTGCGGCTGAGGACAGGGCCGAGTTCTACGCGAAGCGTCGGGCCGAAGGCCCGCATCAAATCGTGTCTGCCGAGGTCGTTCAGCGTGACGGCGGGTCGTGGGTTGGTCCGTGGCGTCCGGTTCCTTCCACCCAGGAGACGCCGTGACCGACTACAGCCGAGCCGTTCGCGTGCTCGTGGTCGTCAACTGGCGGCGAGGAACCGTCCACGGCATCACCTGCGACCAGGAGCAATCCCAGCGCTGGGTACGCGAGCTGATCGACCGGTACGGCGACCCGCTCGCTGCGACGCAGACGGTTGATCTCGTCTTCCCAGCCGACTTGCCGGTTCCTTCTATCCCTGAGGAGACACCCAATGGCTGAGACCGAGTGGCCGATTCGGCGGCTGTGGACGTACCCGGCCGGCGAGTTCGACCCGGCGTGGTGGCACAAGCTCGGCGTGCCGGTCTTCGGCGGTGACGAGTGGGGTCGCCGGACGGTTGTGATCGGCACGGCGCTGACGGGCTACGTGGTGTGGGCGTGGCGCACGTGCTGGTGCCCTGAGTGCCACGAAGCGCGGGAGCAGACGTATCGGTTCGCGTTCGGGGATTCGTCGTGACTCGAAGGTCCGCCCGGTCGACCCCGACGACGTGATTCGGTACGGCGAGGTGCTGCATGAGGCCGCGCACGGCGGTGGTTCCTGTGACTGCGACGAGCAGCCGTTGGTCCGCAGGCAGTTCGAGCGTCGCCGGGGTGATGTTGGAACAGCTCGCCGAAGACGGCCGACTTTAGTGACCGGCCGGTAGGGGTCGTCTAGTCGGCTACGCCGGTAGGCGTCTAAACGTCGGGACATAACCTCCGCCTGTGATCGTTCCGGGCGGGCCGCGTATCGACACCGCCGCCAAACTGACCGCCCTGCTGCGGGATCAGATCATGTCCGGGCAGCTCGCCCCCGGCGCTCTGGTCCCGTCGGAGCAGACGTTGCGGCAGACGTACGGGCTGGCCCGGGGCACTGTCTCGAAGGCGGTCCGGGCGCTGCGCAGCGAGGGGTTGGCGACGCACATTGTTGGTTATGGTGTCGTCGTGCGGGAGGTCGGCGAGAAAGAAGACGTGCCCGCCGGCCCCGGCGCCAGTGTTGACATCCGCATGCCGTCCCCGGCTGAGGTGGAGACGTGGGAGTTGCCGGAGGGTGTTCCGGTGTTCGTCGTGGTCGATGAGGACGGTGCGGGTCAGGTGTATCCGGCGGACCGGTACCGGCTGCGGATCGACGGTTAGGGTCCGCTCCCTGCCCGGGTGACTGATCGCTGCGGTTTCGACCGAAGTTGGAAGATCTTTCACTATGTGCGGTCCGGTCGGCGGGACTGTCGGGTTCCCGTCTGCGCTCTCGTGGAAGTTCCACGCCGCGACGGCTGGCAGGTCTCGGTCAACGCGTCAGGCGAGGCACCGACCTGGCCGCACTTTGGGCACGCTCCCACATTGTTGCCGACCGGCAATCAACCCGCAGGTCACCTGACGGTCAACAACTGTTCACCGCCCGGACGTCAATCGATTACCGTCGAGCCCACAACTGATCACCAACGACCCGCAACGGATCATCCGAATCCGACCAAGGATGACCTAACAACCCACCAAACGGGCACCCACCTACGCCCGACCAGCCTCAACGTCCAAGACTCACTCACCGTTGCTAGATCATCACCGGCGGGGCACAGTCGGAAGCTCACAACACACCCCACACGGAGGTGACCAACAGTGCGGCGACACCGAACCACCCGCACCACCAGAGGACGCATCCCCGCCCTCACCAACGCCGCACCACCCACACACCCTCCACGCTGACCCCTCGCACCACCCCCCGACCGACCACCGATGATGGTCGCGTCACCGCCGCCAACCACCCCACGCGGCAGAGAGGCACCCGAACGCCTCCAACCTCCCTTCGGCAAGAGCTTTGGAGTCAGCCCCAATGACCAGCCCCGACCGCGACGTCCCGCGTCACTTCATCGCAGGCATGATCTGCGGCTCACTCGCCCTGTTCACCACCGTGACCGCAATCGCCTACTACGCCCTCGTCAGCTCCGGCACCTTCGGCGAACCCCCGCACGGCCTGTCCCCGATCTGGGCCGTCGTCGTCATCCTCCTCGCCCTCGTCCCCATCGGCCTGTGGTGCGCAGCCGTCGCCGCCCGCCCCATCCTGGACCGCATCAAAAGTCTCGAAGCCTGCGTCGAACGGGCAAGCGAGGACGCGCTGAAAGCGGCGAACGAGGCCGGCTACTGGCGGGGTGTCGCGACAGCAGCCAAGCAGGACATCGAAAACCTTGCCACCCCCGCCGAGGTGATCAAGCTAGTCCGTGACGGGCGCCGTAACGGCAACGTCGGCTGACCGGGGCAGAAAACGCACCGATGCCGGATCGAACCCCGGCCCACGCCGCTGCATCGGCCGGACAACGACCCGCACCCCGAACGCCTGCATCACCGCCCGCCGCTGGTTGAGGTCCAACGACTTCCACCGCTGCTCGGCCAGGTCGCCGACCGTCGCCATCACCAACTCCAGGTGCGGCGACGGTCGGTGCGCTTTCGCCTCCGCCTCCGCCTCCTGCAACTGCGGCTTCAATCGGCCGGTGATGATCCGCAACTGTGCGGACTCGATATGCCCGTCGGCGTAGTCGTTCGCCGCCTGCGTCAACCGGGCCCGCAGTGTCGTCACCCGCGTCAACGCCTCCGCCGCTTTCGCCGACGAACCCGACAGCAGGTCGGCGACGTCCGGGCGCCGCATCAGCGCCACCATCTGATGCTCGACGTACCGGTCCACCGCCGCCAGGTTCCGACCCACGCACCCTTTCGCCTCGCACACGTACAACTGCTGCCGGCGTCCGTGCCGGGAGTTTCCGCGCATTGCGACCCGCAGATGCGCCCCGCACACCCCGCATTCGCCGACACCCCACGTCAGCAGATGTTGCCGGGACCCGGGGCGTTCGATGGTCCGGCTAGGGTCGGTGAGAAGCGCGACAACCCGGTCATGCTTGTCCGGGTCGACAATCTTCGGCCAGGCGGCGGGGATCAGCGCCTCGTCCGGGCGGCCACGGTGGTAAATCCGCAGGCCGATGTTC includes:
- a CDS encoding winged helix-turn-helix domain-containing protein yields the protein MIVPGGPRIDTAAKLTALLRDQIMSGQLAPGALVPSEQTLRQTYGLARGTVSKAVRALRSEGLATHIVGYGVVVREVGEKEDVPAGPGASVDIRMPSPAEVETWELPEGVPVFVVVDEDGAGQVYPADRYRLRIDG